Part of the Amycolatopsis sp. 195334CR genome is shown below.
GTTCCCGCCGGAGCAGGTGGCCGAATACGTGGAGCGGATGCGGGAGTACATGGCCGGGCTGATCGCGCAGCGGCGGGAGCAGCCGACCGACGACCTGCTCGGTGCGATGACCCTGGCGCGGGACAACGAAGATCGACTGTCCGAAGAGGAACTGCTGTCGCTGGCGCAGGCCCTGCTGGTGGCCGGGCACGAGACCACGGCGTCGCAGATCCCCAACTTCGTCTACGTGCTGCTGACCCACCCCGGGGAACTGGCGCGGCTGCGGGCCGATCTCGGGCAGGTGCCGCGGGCGGTCGAGGAGCTGATGCGGTACGTGCCGCTCGGCATCGGCGCGGGCATCGCGCGGTACGCGCTGGAGGACATCGAACTCGGCGGGGTGCTGGTGCGTGCCGGGGAGCCGGTGCTGCCCGCGCTGGCGTCGGCCAACCGCGACGAGGCGAAGTTCACCGAACCGGACCGGCTCGACCTGACCCGCGACGAGACCTCGCACGTCGGCTTCGGGCACGGTGCCCACCACTGCCTCGGCGCACCGCTGGCGCGGATGGAGCTCCAGGTGGCGCTGGAAACCCTGCTGCGGCGGCTGCCGGGACTGCGGTTCGCCGACTCCGATGTGGA
Proteins encoded:
- a CDS encoding cytochrome P450, whose amino-acid sequence is MTTREVSEARSYPFSEPERLETEPLFRTLRQEEPLSRVRLPYGEPAWLATRYEDVKVVLGDPRFSRAASVGRDEPRMRAHLPPPGNILSMDPPDHSRLRRLVTKAFTVRSVERLRSRAQEIADGLVDDMLAKGPPADLVADFALPLPITVICELLGVPYEDRSDFRLWSDAFLSTTKFPPEQVAEYVERMREYMAGLIAQRREQPTDDLLGAMTLARDNEDRLSEEELLSLAQALLVAGHETTASQIPNFVYVLLTHPGELARLRADLGQVPRAVEELMRYVPLGIGAGIARYALEDIELGGVLVRAGEPVLPALASANRDEAKFTEPDRLDLTRDETSHVGFGHGAHHCLGAPLARMELQVALETLLRRLPGLRFADSDVEWKDGLATRGPIVLPVDWDR